Proteins encoded within one genomic window of Candidatus Poribacteria bacterium:
- a CDS encoding DASS family sodium-coupled anion symporter, with amino-acid sequence MSVRARLLVRIVAAALFVLLANLPPPAGQDLSSWLPIRHSLAIFVLCLVLWVTSALPLMVTSLLPLVLFPLLGVLPEKQSFGLFGNEVVFFLLGVFILSSAIMRSGLSARIAWRMLGACRGDARLLLALTLLIPALGSFLMSEHAVAAMFFPIVLEVGNVLNVHSRHQAFGRALFLALAYGCIIGGVATYLGGGRAPLAVGILHETTGDSVSFLRWMVANLPLVVVMLGFAFGALWWMTRDDLPDMRPVQELLEARSGTLGAMTGREKQIAALMAATIVAWAGFASWLGGLAGIALLSVVAAFAFGLLDWSEVEQDVNWGVLLMYGGAIVLGFAMQASGAAAWLSGAFLTRWHLPPWAFVALISFLSLSLTACMSNSAVVAMLLPVVLNYAADDLSMARLVTASIAVPAGLDFILPMGTPALALAFASGLLTVRQTVGYGTGLAVTAWVVFNLSAHLWLPVVGMAP; translated from the coding sequence ATGAGCGTGCGAGCGCGACTCCTCGTGCGGATCGTTGCCGCAGCCCTCTTCGTGCTGCTGGCGAACCTGCCGCCGCCCGCCGGTCAGGACCTCTCGTCCTGGCTTCCGATCCGTCACTCCCTCGCGATCTTCGTCCTCTGTCTCGTGCTGTGGGTCACCAGCGCGCTCCCGCTCATGGTGACCAGCCTCCTGCCGCTCGTCCTCTTCCCACTCCTGGGAGTCCTGCCGGAGAAGCAGTCCTTCGGGCTATTCGGGAATGAGGTCGTCTTCTTCCTACTGGGCGTATTCATCCTCAGCTCAGCGATCATGCGGTCGGGCCTGAGCGCGCGGATCGCGTGGAGAATGCTGGGCGCGTGCCGAGGGGACGCGCGTCTCTTGCTCGCGTTGACCCTCCTCATCCCCGCCCTCGGCTCGTTCCTGATGTCCGAACACGCCGTCGCCGCGATGTTCTTTCCCATCGTCTTGGAGGTAGGGAACGTCCTGAACGTCCACTCTCGTCACCAAGCGTTCGGCAGAGCGCTGTTCCTCGCCCTGGCTTATGGATGCATCATCGGAGGCGTGGCAACCTATCTTGGCGGCGGGAGAGCGCCTCTCGCGGTCGGTATCCTGCATGAGACGACCGGCGATAGTGTCTCCTTTCTGCGCTGGATGGTCGCGAACCTGCCGCTCGTCGTCGTGATGCTGGGATTCGCCTTCGGGGCGCTGTGGTGGATGACGCGCGACGATCTGCCCGACATGCGACCCGTTCAGGAGCTGCTCGAGGCGCGGTCAGGGACGCTCGGAGCCATGACGGGCCGCGAGAAGCAGATCGCCGCTCTGATGGCAGCCACGATCGTCGCCTGGGCAGGATTTGCGTCGTGGCTCGGTGGGTTGGCGGGAATCGCTTTGTTGAGCGTCGTCGCGGCGTTCGCCTTCGGACTCCTCGACTGGAGCGAGGTCGAGCAGGACGTCAACTGGGGCGTGCTGCTGATGTACGGCGGCGCGATCGTCTTGGGCTTCGCGATGCAAGCGTCCGGGGCGGCGGCTTGGTTGTCCGGGGCGTTCCTCACGCGTTGGCACCTCCCACCCTGGGCTTTCGTCGCATTGATCTCCTTCCTTTCGCTCTCGCTAACGGCGTGCATGAGCAACTCGGCGGTTGTAGCAATGCTCCTGCCCGTCGTGCTCAACTACGCCGCGGACGACCTATCGATGGCGCGCCTGGTGACAGCTAGCATTGCGGTCCCGGCAGGGCTCGACTTTATCCTCCCGATGGGGACTCCGGCGCTTGCGCTCGCGTTCGCTTCCGGCTTGCTGACGGTGCGTCAGACGGTCGGGTACGGGACAGGGCTGGCGGTCACGGCATGGGTGGTGTTCAACCTGTCGGCACATCTGTGGCTGCCGGTGGTGGGAATGGCTCCCTAG
- a CDS encoding TonB family protein, whose amino-acid sequence MFGSRRSVQRARTPFVLSVSLHALLFVTGLFNIFIMKAPEDATTHFTADIVTNEAKKKPQRRVQPLVKPLVKPLVLSATPRAASSYIDVPATVADVPFTPWEPSLAAASGTGPTALAPAARALDLAATASEVRELDVATFRPAAFSPAPPRVEMPTLATAVLDARIEYAQSDPTTPVARLSGSVMAPRFLQRVVPEYPETARRSSKEGVVILTAVVLPSGLVDQIDVEQSLGMGCDEAAIAALRASRFFPAYEDGSPVSATIRVPYRFRIGDGS is encoded by the coding sequence ATGTTCGGCTCGCGGCGTAGTGTACAACGCGCTCGCACGCCTTTCGTGCTGTCCGTCTCGCTGCACGCTCTCCTGTTCGTCACCGGGCTCTTCAACATCTTCATCATGAAGGCTCCCGAAGACGCCACGACGCACTTCACCGCGGACATCGTCACCAACGAGGCGAAGAAGAAACCCCAACGGCGCGTGCAGCCGCTCGTCAAGCCGCTCGTCAAGCCGCTCGTGCTGTCGGCGACTCCTCGCGCCGCGTCGTCCTACATCGACGTCCCGGCGACGGTTGCCGACGTCCCGTTCACACCGTGGGAACCATCGCTTGCCGCCGCTTCGGGGACGGGTCCCACAGCGCTGGCTCCAGCTGCGCGCGCACTCGATCTGGCGGCTACCGCCAGCGAGGTCCGCGAGCTCGACGTCGCGACCTTCCGTCCGGCGGCATTCAGCCCGGCTCCGCCTCGCGTCGAGATGCCCACGCTGGCGACCGCCGTCCTCGATGCGCGGATCGAGTACGCTCAATCGGATCCCACAACGCCAGTCGCCCGGCTGTCAGGCTCGGTCATGGCGCCGCGATTCCTCCAGCGCGTCGTTCCCGAGTATCCCGAGACTGCGCGCCGAAGCAGCAAAGAGGGAGTGGTCATCCTCACCGCCGTGGTGCTTCCCAGCGGACTCGTCGACCAGATCGACGTCGAGCAGAGCCTGGGCATGGGCTGTGACGAAGCGGCGATTGCGGCGCTTCGCGCCTCGAGGTTCTTCCCAGCCTACGAGGACGGGAGCCCCGTCTCGGCAACGATCCGCGTACCCTATCGTTTTCGGATCGGCGACGGCTCATGA
- a CDS encoding carbohydrate binding family 9 domain-containing protein produces MPSFRRVATTVCAIALTALAARADDPKTIRALPATESIEIDGRLDESAWRDAVPVNDLVQQDPNPGTPIAYRTEVRVAYDRKRLYVSFDCWDDEPSLVVANEMRRDGAIWQNDNVYMVIDTFGDKRRGFFFRTNALGAQEDAAVTNDGENVNGSWDAIWESVGRRHERGWTVEMAIPFNQLRFRSQPEMAWGINFGRNISHLNSAAQWAPIPQSESWPGTYRPSFQGRLTGLQDVPTPAYLDIVPYVVAGISESQPESSWERSTVFDAGLDVKYGLTPSLTLDLTANTDFAQVEADREEVNLTRFDLYLPEKRDFFLEGAGLFEFAAGGGFDAPAMSLFYSRRIGIEGDQKVPILGGGKLTGKAGPYNIGLLSLVTDRSTAAPGTGFNVVRIQRDIMDRSSVGIIATHLQPGTGSDHSQNVGIDLMYRPQARLRLKALAAGSRSPGGDQTSGAWYASTEWSNDHFRLDGSYVDIPEDFSATMGFVQRTDVRTGRLRGGVDARPNRHGIGHLGLSAGGAYLQDHAGTTIGWDGFVSGSIDRRAGGGVFGGVSQNLDRVQEQFDVEGITIQARDYRMTRFDIELWTPESRSLAAFSRASYGDFYHGTRLGVSTGPQWRATTRLAIEGSYDGNRLSFPGGDRVTTHVVGSRVVYSFTTRLFTKLFAQWNDSAERVRANLLFHYIYRPGSDLYIVYDHGWAAKDRLRTDGWALVTKATYRFGF; encoded by the coding sequence ATGCCCAGCTTCCGCCGCGTTGCGACGACGGTGTGCGCGATCGCTCTGACGGCGCTGGCGGCGCGCGCGGACGACCCCAAGACGATCCGCGCCCTTCCGGCGACCGAGAGCATCGAGATCGACGGGCGACTCGACGAATCCGCCTGGCGCGATGCGGTTCCCGTGAACGATCTCGTCCAGCAAGACCCCAACCCCGGCACGCCCATCGCGTACCGTACCGAGGTCCGCGTCGCGTACGACCGGAAGCGGCTCTATGTGTCGTTCGACTGCTGGGACGACGAGCCGTCTCTGGTCGTCGCCAACGAGATGCGGCGAGACGGCGCCATCTGGCAGAACGACAACGTCTACATGGTGATCGACACGTTCGGTGACAAGCGGCGGGGGTTCTTCTTCCGGACCAACGCCTTGGGGGCCCAGGAAGACGCAGCCGTCACCAACGACGGCGAGAACGTCAACGGAAGCTGGGACGCCATCTGGGAGTCCGTCGGCAGGAGGCACGAGCGCGGTTGGACGGTCGAGATGGCGATCCCGTTCAACCAACTCCGATTCAGGTCCCAGCCGGAGATGGCGTGGGGCATCAACTTCGGTCGGAACATCAGCCACCTCAACAGCGCTGCGCAGTGGGCCCCGATTCCGCAGAGTGAGAGCTGGCCCGGGACGTATCGACCCAGCTTCCAGGGAAGGCTGACCGGTCTTCAGGACGTGCCGACCCCCGCCTATCTCGACATCGTGCCCTACGTCGTCGCCGGCATCTCGGAGTCGCAGCCGGAGAGCTCCTGGGAACGGAGTACGGTCTTCGACGCCGGTCTGGACGTTAAATACGGTTTGACGCCGAGTTTGACGCTCGACCTCACGGCGAACACGGACTTCGCCCAGGTCGAGGCGGACCGCGAGGAGGTCAACCTGACGCGGTTCGACCTTTACCTGCCTGAGAAGCGGGACTTCTTCCTCGAAGGCGCTGGGCTGTTCGAGTTCGCTGCCGGAGGTGGGTTTGACGCTCCGGCGATGAGCCTCTTCTACAGCCGTCGGATCGGCATCGAAGGTGACCAGAAGGTGCCCATTCTCGGCGGCGGCAAGCTGACGGGAAAGGCGGGACCCTACAACATCGGGCTGCTCAGCCTCGTCACGGATCGGTCGACGGCAGCTCCCGGCACGGGGTTCAACGTCGTGCGCATCCAGCGCGACATCATGGACCGATCCAGCGTGGGGATCATCGCCACGCATCTTCAGCCGGGCACCGGTTCGGATCACTCGCAGAACGTCGGCATCGATCTGATGTACCGTCCGCAGGCTCGGCTGCGGCTGAAGGCGCTGGCAGCGGGGAGCCGTTCGCCCGGCGGCGACCAGACCTCCGGCGCCTGGTACGCGTCCACCGAATGGAGCAACGACCACTTCCGACTGGATGGCTCGTACGTGGATATCCCGGAGGACTTCTCCGCGACGATGGGATTTGTCCAGCGCACCGATGTTCGGACCGGGCGGCTCCGTGGCGGCGTTGATGCTCGCCCCAACCGGCACGGCATTGGACACCTGGGGCTAAGCGCCGGCGGCGCTTATCTTCAGGACCACGCCGGCACGACGATCGGCTGGGATGGGTTCGTCAGCGGCTCGATCGATCGCCGGGCGGGTGGGGGCGTGTTCGGAGGCGTCAGTCAGAACCTCGACCGTGTCCAGGAGCAGTTCGACGTCGAGGGAATCACCATCCAGGCGAGGGATTACCGGATGACTCGCTTCGACATCGAGCTGTGGACGCCGGAGAGCAGGTCTCTGGCGGCGTTCTCACGCGCCAGCTACGGCGACTTCTATCACGGAACCCGTCTCGGCGTGAGCACGGGACCCCAATGGCGGGCGACGACACGGCTCGCCATCGAAGGCAGCTACGATGGGAACCGCCTCTCCTTCCCAGGCGGCGATCGCGTGACGACGCATGTCGTCGGCAGCCGCGTCGTCTATTCGTTCACGACGCGGCTCTTCACCAAGCTCTTCGCCCAATGGAACGACTCGGCGGAGCGCGTCCGCGCCAACCTGCTGTTCCACTACATCTACCGCCCCGGAAGCGATCTCTACATCGTCTACGACCACGGATGGGCGGCGAAGGATCGGCTCCGCACGGATGGCTGGGCCCTGGTCACCAAGGCGACCTACCGCTTCGGATTCTGA
- a CDS encoding FkbM family methyltransferase codes for MSETSYSEHGEDRFLVGLFQRIRQSDEPGFYVDVGAGNGITNSVSYLFERLGWRGICLEPHPQAYLECVRARPRANVLHVAMARRGTWSVGSFVMVMGDDQRSFLASDTGALQREKTTGKRLAQVPVPIAYLDVILEGRTDGIDFLTVSVNGSEYDVLQGMDLKRHKPRAIVVSVPDESDLRVEDLLARFEYVKHGRLGTKDLYVPHGT; via the coding sequence ATGTCCGAAACGTCCTACTCCGAGCACGGCGAAGACCGGTTCCTCGTCGGACTCTTCCAGAGGATCAGGCAGAGCGACGAGCCGGGCTTCTATGTCGATGTAGGCGCTGGCAACGGCATCACGAACAGCGTTTCCTACCTGTTCGAGCGTCTGGGCTGGCGAGGCATCTGCTTGGAGCCCCATCCGCAGGCGTACCTGGAATGCGTCCGCGCGCGCCCCAGGGCGAATGTCCTGCACGTCGCCATGGCTCGCCGCGGCACGTGGAGCGTCGGTTCGTTCGTCATGGTCATGGGTGACGATCAGCGGTCGTTCCTGGCATCGGACACCGGCGCGCTGCAGCGGGAGAAGACTACGGGCAAGAGGTTGGCGCAGGTTCCGGTTCCGATCGCCTACCTCGACGTGATCCTGGAGGGCAGAACCGACGGGATCGACTTCCTTACGGTATCGGTCAACGGCTCGGAGTACGATGTGCTTCAGGGGATGGACCTGAAGCGTCACAAGCCACGCGCAATCGTCGTGTCAGTCCCGGACGAGAGCGACCTCCGCGTCGAAGACCTCCTGGCTCGCTTCGAGTACGTCAAGCACGGACGTTTGGGAACCAAGGACCTCTACGTCCCGCACGGGACCTAG
- a CDS encoding sigma-70 family RNA polymerase sigma factor: MSTAFSAAMEPMAFIGDDHSIGEHDYLNDSHFASQLATAVKRVCVKAGRPELVEDALQEAWAVCVKMRRDFDPTKGVSFLAFVRPHVRWTALHYCKSNSGAFSIPDRMWRNRRHRDGDDLSSAIYTMPLIDEDPAGNETFDRLSQIPDGDLVGGVHAGGSPREWPLWRQFDYEHLNSLVARLDPNELRIVRKFADGSGCADIAREIGVTRQRVHQVLKRALSKLRAWWDEPSAA, encoded by the coding sequence ATGTCCACAGCGTTTTCCGCCGCGATGGAGCCGATGGCGTTCATCGGAGACGATCACTCGATTGGGGAGCACGATTATCTGAACGACTCCCACTTCGCTTCACAGTTGGCGACTGCGGTGAAGCGCGTCTGCGTCAAGGCAGGGCGACCCGAACTGGTCGAAGACGCTCTTCAGGAGGCGTGGGCGGTGTGCGTCAAGATGCGGCGCGACTTCGACCCGACCAAAGGCGTCTCGTTCCTCGCCTTCGTTCGCCCTCACGTGCGCTGGACCGCGCTCCATTACTGCAAGAGCAACTCCGGCGCTTTCTCGATCCCCGACCGCATGTGGCGGAACCGCCGCCACCGGGACGGCGACGATCTGAGCTCCGCTATCTACACGATGCCCCTCATCGACGAGGACCCCGCCGGCAACGAGACGTTCGACCGACTGTCTCAGATACCCGACGGCGACCTCGTCGGCGGCGTCCACGCCGGAGGCTCTCCGCGCGAGTGGCCCCTGTGGCGCCAGTTCGACTACGAACACCTGAACTCGCTCGTCGCGCGGCTTGATCCCAACGAGTTGCGCATTGTCCGAAAGTTCGCCGACGGTTCCGGCTGCGCCGACATCGCCCGCGAGATCGGCGTCACGCGCCAGCGCGTGCATCAGGTTCTCAAACGAGCCCTGTCCAAGCTGCGGGCGTGGTGGGACGAACCCTCGGCGGCGTAA
- a CDS encoding NAD-dependent epimerase/dehydratase family protein — protein sequence MSDVLVLGGTGFVGSHVLHRLQRDGIPAAAASRRTGVDLRSADATRRLLRQTRPAAIVNCAAHVGSVHYVTQFAAEVLHDNLQMILSLYEAARDVCPGVHIIQPIANCAYPGIADVYREPEWMDGPVHPSVLSYGATRRMAVVAAMCYAKQHGIRTSNLFVPNVYGPGDHTDPNKTHALNGLIIRILAAKREGAPQFEIWGTGKPIREWLYVEDLADVLAQSLGMDRDLIEPVNIAQNSGSTIRQLAEMIARSLGYAGELTFNASYQDGAPTKIMDDARFRELFPDFRFTPMEEGIRRTVAYYESVV from the coding sequence ATGTCCGACGTCTTGGTCCTGGGCGGAACGGGATTCGTCGGCAGCCACGTGCTGCATCGGCTACAGCGCGACGGAATCCCGGCAGCGGCGGCGTCTCGACGCACCGGCGTCGATCTGCGCAGCGCCGACGCGACTCGCCGACTCTTGAGGCAGACGCGCCCTGCCGCCATCGTCAACTGCGCCGCGCACGTCGGCAGTGTCCACTACGTCACCCAGTTCGCCGCTGAGGTTCTCCATGACAATCTGCAGATGATCCTGAGCCTCTACGAGGCGGCGAGGGACGTCTGCCCTGGCGTCCACATCATCCAGCCCATCGCCAACTGCGCCTATCCGGGTATCGCCGACGTCTACCGCGAGCCGGAATGGATGGACGGTCCCGTTCACCCGTCGGTGCTGTCGTACGGCGCGACGCGCCGGATGGCGGTCGTCGCTGCGATGTGCTACGCGAAGCAGCACGGCATCCGCACCAGCAACCTGTTCGTCCCCAACGTCTACGGGCCCGGCGACCACACCGATCCCAACAAGACCCATGCGCTCAACGGGCTCATCATCCGCATACTGGCGGCGAAGCGGGAGGGCGCGCCGCAGTTCGAGATATGGGGAACCGGGAAGCCCATCCGCGAATGGCTCTACGTCGAGGACCTGGCAGATGTGCTCGCCCAATCGCTGGGAATGGATCGCGACCTGATTGAGCCGGTCAACATCGCCCAGAACAGCGGCAGTACGATCCGCCAGCTCGCCGAAATGATCGCCCGGAGCCTCGGCTACGCAGGTGAGCTCACCTTCAACGCATCCTACCAAGATGGCGCGCCGACAAAGATCATGGACGACGCGCGATTCCGGGAGCTCTTCCCCGACTTCCGCTTCACCCCTATGGAAGAGGGCATCCGAAGGACGGTCGCCTACTACGAATCCGTCGTCTAG